The proteins below are encoded in one region of Nitrospira sp.:
- the hemB gene encoding delta-aminolevulinic acid dehydratase — MPFPHDRLRRLRETEPLRRLVRETALSPDHFVYPLFVRSGQGERDEIASMPGQYRWSIDLLVKEVAEAYALGIPAVILFGIPDAKDERGSAAIDPDGIVPQAIRAVKDQVPGVVVITDVCIDEYTSHGHCGLVREGRILNDETLECLRAMARVHAQAGADVIAPSDMMDGRVAAIRKELDLAGFPQVPIMAYSAKFASCFYAPFRDAAQSSPQFGDRKTYQMDPANRREAGREIESDLAEGADIIMVKPALPFLDIIADARRSVRHPIAAYQVSGEYSMIKAAARAGWLDETAAMMESLTSIRRAGADIILTYFAKDAARRLIAGLR; from the coding sequence ATGCCGTTCCCACACGACCGATTACGCCGTCTGCGCGAAACCGAACCGCTTCGGCGGTTGGTACGGGAAACCGCGCTGTCACCCGACCATTTCGTCTACCCGCTGTTTGTGCGCAGCGGGCAGGGGGAACGGGACGAGATCGCGTCCATGCCCGGCCAGTATCGATGGTCGATCGACCTGCTCGTGAAGGAGGTGGCGGAGGCGTATGCGCTCGGCATCCCCGCGGTCATCCTGTTCGGCATTCCCGACGCTAAGGACGAGCGAGGGAGCGCTGCGATCGATCCTGACGGTATCGTTCCCCAGGCCATCCGAGCCGTGAAGGATCAGGTCCCCGGAGTGGTGGTCATCACCGACGTGTGCATTGACGAATACACATCGCACGGCCACTGTGGGTTGGTCAGGGAAGGCCGCATCCTCAACGATGAGACGCTCGAGTGTCTGCGTGCCATGGCTCGAGTCCATGCCCAAGCCGGTGCCGATGTCATTGCGCCGTCGGATATGATGGATGGGCGCGTCGCGGCCATCCGTAAGGAACTGGACCTTGCGGGCTTCCCTCAGGTACCGATCATGGCCTACTCGGCTAAATTCGCCTCCTGCTTCTACGCGCCGTTCCGCGATGCAGCGCAATCAAGCCCCCAGTTCGGCGACCGAAAGACCTATCAGATGGACCCTGCCAACCGGCGCGAAGCCGGCCGAGAAATCGAGAGCGATCTTGCGGAAGGCGCGGACATTATCATGGTGAAGCCGGCGCTTCCTTTCCTCGATATCATCGCGGACGCGCGTCGATCCGTGCGCCACCCCATTGCGGCCTATCAGGTGAGCGGAGAGTACAGCATGATCAAGGCCGCGGCGAGGGCAGGCTGGCTCGACGAAACGGCCGCCATGATGGAATCGCTGACGAGCATTCGTCGAGCCGGTGCCGACATCATCTTGACGTACTTCGCGAAAGATGCCGCCCGTCGGCTGATCGCCGGTCTTCGATGA
- a CDS encoding putative Fe(2+)-trafficking protein, which produces MAEVQCVTCGQTGEAISDPIYLGRLEAEVKSKVCLPCWKKWEGMRVMVINEYHINLGDETGRETIKKHMKAFLKLGEAADTGLLAQNYKPQS; this is translated from the coding sequence ATGGCAGAGGTGCAATGTGTCACGTGCGGACAGACCGGCGAGGCGATTTCCGATCCGATCTACCTTGGACGCCTTGAAGCCGAGGTGAAATCCAAGGTGTGCCTGCCCTGCTGGAAAAAATGGGAGGGGATGCGCGTGATGGTGATCAATGAATATCACATCAACCTCGGCGACGAGACCGGTCGAGAGACGATCAAGAAGCACATGAAGGCTTTTCTCAAGCTGGGAGAAGCGGCGGATACCGGTCTGCTGGCGCAAAACTATAAACCTCAAAGCTAA
- the rplM gene encoding 50S ribosomal protein L13, with translation MTRTYLQKPLEVQEKWYLVDADGKTLGRLAARVALHLRGKHRPTFTPNVDMGDHVVIINADKIKLTGHKWRDKHYRSHSGYPGGFKSATAEEVFAKDPTKLLTTAIQGMLPKTPLGKKLAKKLRVYAGATHPHVAQRPEALAL, from the coding sequence ATGACGCGTACGTATTTGCAAAAACCGTTGGAAGTGCAAGAAAAATGGTACCTGGTCGATGCGGACGGCAAGACGCTCGGCCGGTTGGCGGCGCGCGTGGCGCTTCATTTGCGGGGGAAGCATCGCCCGACGTTCACGCCGAACGTGGACATGGGCGATCACGTGGTGATCATCAATGCGGACAAGATCAAGCTGACCGGCCATAAGTGGCGCGACAAGCACTATCGTTCACACTCCGGGTATCCGGGGGGCTTCAAATCGGCGACGGCGGAAGAGGTGTTCGCCAAGGACCCGACGAAGTTGCTCACGACCGCCATTCAAGGCATGTTGCCCAAGACGCCGCTGGGCAAAAAGCTCGCGAAGAAGCTTCGTGTGTATGCGGGGGCAACTCACCCCCATGTCGCGCAGCGGCCGGAAGCCTTGGCGCTATAG
- the ribF gene encoding riboflavin biosynthesis protein, which produces MKVVRSLSGYVAPIAPVATIGNFDGQHRGHQALLRTVVETAERLGGTPVVITFDPHPIRILAPHVELKFLTSPEDKLATFESAGIREVVFLPFTSSFAALSPESFVTETLAGTLGLREIFVGEHFAFGKGRVGRFEDLRRLGDASGVGVHAITPVCVDGAIVSSTRIRRLLQNGSLEEATRCLGRRYAWTGKVVEGEGRGRDLGWPTANLPLPLERVVPKDGVYAASTIWKHRTFDSIAYLGTRPTFEVDGKRFLEVHLLDERQTLYGETITVEFVAHLREDRTFPSAEALAAQIETDVAAARARLSALGHPSKA; this is translated from the coding sequence ATGAAAGTCGTTCGCAGTTTGTCGGGGTACGTCGCTCCAATCGCTCCCGTTGCGACCATTGGAAACTTCGACGGGCAGCATCGCGGGCACCAGGCCTTGCTGCGGACCGTGGTCGAAACGGCCGAGCGGCTTGGGGGCACGCCCGTGGTGATTACCTTCGACCCCCATCCGATTCGGATTCTGGCCCCCCACGTCGAGCTCAAGTTTTTGACCAGCCCGGAGGACAAGCTGGCCACATTCGAGTCTGCCGGCATTCGCGAGGTCGTCTTTCTGCCTTTCACATCGTCCTTTGCGGCCCTGTCACCCGAATCCTTTGTCACGGAGACACTGGCCGGCACGCTGGGACTACGCGAAATTTTCGTGGGGGAACACTTTGCCTTTGGGAAAGGCCGAGTCGGTCGATTCGAAGACCTCCGTCGACTCGGCGACGCGAGCGGCGTCGGCGTGCATGCGATCACACCGGTCTGCGTCGACGGCGCGATCGTGAGCTCGACCCGGATCCGCCGTCTGCTGCAGAATGGCAGCCTCGAAGAGGCCACCCGGTGCCTCGGTCGCCGCTACGCCTGGACGGGGAAGGTGGTCGAGGGCGAGGGACGAGGGCGCGACCTCGGGTGGCCGACCGCAAATCTTCCGCTTCCTTTGGAGCGGGTCGTCCCAAAGGATGGCGTCTACGCCGCATCGACGATCTGGAAACACAGGACCTTCGATTCGATTGCCTATCTGGGTACGCGCCCGACTTTCGAGGTCGACGGGAAACGATTCCTCGAAGTTCACTTGCTCGACGAGCGGCAGACGTTGTACGGTGAGACCATTACCGTGGAATTCGTTGCGCACCTCCGTGAGGATCGGACCTTCCCGTCTGCCGAAGCGCTCGCCGCTCAGATCGAGACAGACGTCGCCGCCGCGCGCGCACGACTGTCCGCACTGGGACACCCATCGAAAGCCTGA
- the rpsI gene encoding 30S ribosomal protein S9: MAAVQYATGKRKSAVARVWLTAGNGDITVNERPLAQYFGRPALRNLVQMPFDVSGTDGKFSVTATVAGGGHAGQAGALRHGISKALVLLNSGLRESIKKNGFLTRDSRVKERKKYGQKGARRRFQYSKR, from the coding sequence ATGGCAGCAGTTCAATACGCAACGGGGAAACGGAAATCTGCAGTCGCCCGCGTATGGCTCACGGCCGGTAACGGCGACATCACGGTCAACGAGCGGCCGCTGGCACAGTATTTCGGGCGCCCTGCCCTGCGCAATCTGGTGCAGATGCCGTTCGATGTGAGCGGGACGGACGGAAAATTTTCCGTCACCGCCACGGTCGCGGGGGGCGGTCATGCCGGGCAGGCGGGCGCGTTGCGCCATGGGATTTCGAAAGCGCTGGTCCTCCTGAACTCCGGGCTGCGCGAGTCGATTAAGAAGAATGGGTTCCTGACGCGCGATTCCCGCGTGAAGGAACGCAAGAAATATGGCCAGAAGGGAGCCCGTCGGCGCTTCCAGTACTCCAAGCGGTAA
- the hemC gene encoding porphobilinogen deaminase yields MSDDRPPTTLVLGTRGSTLALHQSRWFADQVMQAWPEVTVTLKEIKTSGDKILDVPLAKIGGKGLFVKEIEEALLAREIDFAVHSMKDVPTELPDGLAITCIPRREDPRDALIARNATVFANLPRGARIGTSSLRRQAQLLQHRPDLRIEMLRGNLDTRLRKLREGQYDAIVLAAAGLRRLGWDDQITEYLSVDLSVPAIGQGALGIESRRNDDTVCDILAKLEHPSTRIAVTAERALLHRLEGGCQVPIAAHATLTGHEVRLQGLIASVDGKQIVHGENQGPLEEAARIGTDLGTNLLERGGRDILSAIYGRI; encoded by the coding sequence GTGAGCGACGACCGTCCGCCAACCACATTGGTCCTCGGAACGCGCGGGAGCACATTGGCGCTGCACCAAAGCCGGTGGTTCGCCGACCAAGTGATGCAGGCATGGCCCGAGGTCACCGTGACTCTGAAAGAAATCAAAACGTCCGGCGACAAGATTCTCGACGTTCCCCTGGCCAAGATCGGCGGAAAAGGCTTGTTCGTGAAAGAAATTGAGGAAGCCCTGCTGGCCCGCGAAATCGATTTTGCCGTCCACAGCATGAAGGACGTGCCGACGGAGCTGCCCGACGGCTTGGCGATCACGTGCATTCCACGAAGGGAAGACCCTCGCGACGCGTTAATCGCGCGCAACGCGACCGTCTTTGCCAATTTGCCGCGCGGAGCACGCATCGGCACCAGCAGCCTGCGACGGCAAGCTCAATTGCTCCAGCATCGACCCGATCTGCGCATCGAGATGCTGCGCGGGAATTTGGATACGCGATTGCGCAAGCTCCGAGAAGGACAGTACGACGCCATCGTATTGGCCGCCGCCGGACTGCGCCGACTCGGGTGGGACGACCAGATTACCGAATACCTTTCGGTCGATCTCAGTGTACCGGCTATCGGCCAAGGCGCCTTGGGGATCGAGTCTCGGCGCAACGACGATACGGTCTGCGACATTCTCGCCAAGCTTGAACATCCATCTACGCGCATCGCCGTCACCGCCGAGCGTGCGCTGCTACACCGGCTGGAAGGCGGCTGTCAGGTCCCGATCGCCGCCCACGCCACGCTTACCGGGCATGAGGTTCGCCTGCAAGGCCTGATAGCAAGCGTGGACGGAAAACAGATCGTGCACGGCGAAAATCAGGGCCCACTCGAAGAGGCGGCGCGAATCGGGACGGATCTTGGCACGAACTTGTTGGAGCGCGGGGGTCGTGACATTCTGAGTGCCATCTACGGACGGATCTGA
- the argC gene encoding N-acetyl-gamma-glutamyl-phosphate reductase, whose amino-acid sequence MSAPTSKLRVAVAGASGYAGGELLRLVAAHPHLTLAAVTSEKSAGASVASVFPHLSHVVDQSFEALAPETLAERADAVLLALPHTKSFEAVSVCLKAGKHVVDLSADYRLRDAGAYPTWYEATHPYPDLLKQAVYGLPELHREAIKQARLVASPGCYPTAAILQLAPLCAEGVIDPSTLVIDAKSGVSGAGRSPALPYHFPEAHESLEPYKIGTHRHIPEIEQELTLVASRHTDASPSSRMAVSFTPHLVPMNRGILSTAYAKLKTGTDVRSLRELYAAFYKHEPFVRVQSGDRPANPGHVRGSNYCDLSVHLDRRTGWVITVAALDNLVKGAAGQALQALNLMLDIPEETGLRAPGVFP is encoded by the coding sequence GTGAGTGCGCCGACATCCAAGCTTCGTGTCGCGGTCGCGGGTGCCAGCGGGTACGCCGGGGGAGAGCTGCTTCGGCTCGTTGCGGCTCATCCGCATCTGACGCTTGCCGCCGTGACCTCGGAAAAGTCAGCCGGGGCCTCCGTTGCCTCCGTGTTTCCGCATTTGTCCCACGTCGTGGATCAATCGTTCGAGGCCCTGGCGCCGGAGACGTTGGCCGAGCGTGCTGACGCGGTGCTGTTGGCTCTGCCGCATACCAAGTCGTTCGAGGCCGTATCGGTCTGTCTCAAGGCAGGCAAGCACGTCGTCGATCTCAGCGCGGATTATCGATTGCGTGATGCCGGGGCCTACCCTACCTGGTATGAGGCGACGCACCCCTATCCCGATTTGCTGAAGCAGGCTGTCTACGGGCTACCGGAATTGCATCGCGAGGCGATCAAGCAAGCTCGGCTCGTCGCGTCGCCGGGGTGTTACCCGACCGCGGCGATTCTGCAACTGGCTCCGTTGTGTGCCGAGGGAGTGATCGATCCGTCGACGCTGGTCATCGACGCCAAGTCCGGAGTGTCGGGCGCGGGACGGAGCCCGGCGTTGCCGTATCATTTTCCCGAAGCGCACGAATCACTCGAACCGTATAAGATCGGCACGCATCGGCACATCCCGGAAATCGAACAGGAACTGACCCTGGTGGCGAGCCGGCACACGGATGCCTCTCCGTCATCTCGTATGGCCGTGTCGTTTACGCCGCACCTCGTCCCCATGAACCGAGGCATTCTCAGCACCGCGTACGCCAAATTGAAGACGGGAACGGACGTCCGCTCGCTCCGCGAACTGTACGCTGCGTTTTACAAACATGAGCCGTTCGTACGCGTTCAGTCGGGAGACCGGCCGGCCAATCCAGGTCACGTGCGCGGGTCGAATTACTGCGACCTGTCGGTCCATCTCGACCGCCGAACGGGATGGGTCATCACGGTTGCAGCCTTGGACAATCTGGTCAAAGGCGCCGCCGGGCAAGCGCTCCAGGCGCTGAACCTCATGCTCGACATTCCGGAAGAGACAGGGCTCCGCGCGCCTGGCGTGTTCCCTTGA
- a CDS encoding CBS domain-containing protein codes for MVPVKSFMIPAEKFITVGRDTDVKTAGVIMRDRNVGSLMVTRGQDSKDVIGIITDTDMVRRVIASGADTGKTTVEMIMSAPILMIDENKTLLDANDLMAQSHTRHLGVSRNGKLVGMISVRDLVVFLTNLPRK; via the coding sequence ATGGTTCCAGTGAAATCGTTCATGATTCCGGCGGAAAAGTTCATTACGGTTGGGCGCGACACCGACGTCAAAACTGCGGGCGTCATTATGCGTGACCGCAATGTCGGCAGTCTCATGGTGACACGCGGGCAGGACTCCAAGGACGTCATCGGCATCATCACGGACACCGACATGGTCCGGCGCGTGATCGCCTCCGGCGCCGACACCGGGAAGACCACCGTGGAAATGATCATGTCCGCTCCCATTTTGATGATCGACGAGAACAAGACCCTCCTCGACGCCAACGATCTGATGGCCCAGTCCCATACACGCCATTTGGGCGTGTCACGGAACGGGAAATTGGTCGGTATGATCTCGGTCCGCGACCTGGTCGTCTTTCTCACCAATCTTCCGAGAAAGTAG
- a CDS encoding c-type cytochrome biogenesis protein CcsB: MPVPIFMVTIVLYFLATVSFLVYLLRRSEALSKISLGLTAGGFVTHTVALVLRMLSVGEVPLSSVHEALSFLSWMLVLVFLAVEFRHRIHVLGSFIVPLALISLVSAAALPERVPTLGPALKTVWVHVGLSMLGTVGFAVAFVAGLMYLIQDGLLKSKRFNVLYAKLPPLDFLDNLNQRSIITGFPLLTLGIITGALSAEFARGSYLSWNPEQTWALVTWVFYFVVLMGRLTVGWRAKRAAYLTIIGFAVVILTLIGVVLKNQGPVS, encoded by the coding sequence ATGCCGGTGCCGATCTTCATGGTCACGATCGTGCTCTACTTTCTCGCCACCGTCTCCTTCCTGGTGTATTTGCTCCGGCGGTCTGAAGCCCTCTCCAAGATATCCCTCGGCTTGACTGCAGGCGGTTTTGTCACCCATACCGTCGCTCTGGTCCTCCGAATGCTCTCGGTGGGCGAGGTTCCTCTTTCCAGCGTCCATGAAGCCCTTTCATTCCTGTCCTGGATGCTTGTTCTGGTATTCCTGGCGGTCGAGTTCCGGCATCGGATCCATGTCCTGGGATCGTTCATCGTACCGCTGGCCCTCATCTCATTGGTATCTGCGGCCGCGCTTCCGGAACGCGTTCCGACGCTGGGACCGGCTCTCAAGACGGTGTGGGTACACGTCGGGCTCAGCATGCTCGGCACGGTCGGCTTTGCCGTCGCATTCGTGGCAGGGTTGATGTACCTGATTCAGGACGGACTCCTCAAGTCCAAGCGCTTCAATGTCCTGTACGCCAAGTTGCCGCCGCTCGATTTTCTGGACAACCTGAATCAACGTTCGATCATTACCGGATTTCCGTTGCTGACGTTGGGAATTATCACCGGGGCGCTCTCGGCGGAATTCGCGAGGGGGTCGTACCTGAGCTGGAATCCCGAGCAGACGTGGGCGCTCGTGACCTGGGTGTTCTATTTCGTGGTGTTGATGGGGCGTCTGACTGTGGGGTGGCGCGCGAAGCGCGCGGCTTACTTGACCATCATCGGCTTTGCCGTGGTCATTCTGACGTTGATCGGCGTCGTGCTCAAAAACCAGGGACCGGTGTCCTGA
- the tusA-1 gene encoding tRNA methyltransferase — protein MLPEPEPPADVPVTELDLRGVICPYNFVKTKLKLETMSGGEVLSVLLDEGDPIRNVPQSVQNEGHTVLRQERLDQVYRVLIRRRDDAF, from the coding sequence ATGCTGCCCGAACCCGAACCACCTGCCGATGTGCCTGTGACCGAGCTCGATCTACGAGGGGTGATCTGTCCCTATAACTTCGTGAAGACCAAGCTCAAGCTCGAGACCATGAGCGGAGGGGAGGTCTTAAGCGTCTTGCTGGATGAAGGCGACCCTATCAGGAACGTGCCCCAAAGCGTGCAAAACGAGGGGCACACCGTACTCAGACAGGAACGTCTCGACCAGGTCTACCGTGTCTTGATTCGGCGGCGCGACGACGCGTTCTGA
- the hemA gene encoding glutamyl-tRNA reductase: MHIILIGLSHKTAPVEVRERLAVPESRLGEALARLCAYDGIKEGLLLSTCNRVEVYAVVDSVESGFNSVQEFLADTHMSLSSEQLTPHLYWHTDERAIVHMFRVAASLDSMIVGESQILGQMKDAFEVALSHKATGMILNKVIKKAISVAKRVRTETRIAETAVSVSYAAVELAKKIFSNLGDQRVLLVGAGEMAKLAARHFIAQGVRHIRVTTRNPQNAVELAKRFDGIAVPFEQYHAEMADADIILCSTGASSYLITAEHVQRAVRLRQNRPIFLIDISVPRNIDPAARDVDNAFLFDIDDLKQRVEQNREERLREADKAERLVVNEVEVIEQWMKSLEVTPTIVALRNRAETVKKLELERIQSRLSGLAPQDRAMVESLANAIANKLVHGAMVTLKTEATSSSGSLFVEAARRFFGLESTSTSAEARPDGNADAATCVPEEDVAPEEAPPAPTPLPADQPAARWPRREPRA, translated from the coding sequence ATGCATATCATCCTGATCGGACTCAGTCACAAAACGGCTCCCGTGGAGGTCCGCGAGCGGTTGGCGGTACCCGAGAGTCGGCTCGGCGAGGCACTCGCCCGCCTCTGCGCCTACGACGGCATTAAGGAGGGCCTGTTGCTCTCGACGTGCAATCGCGTCGAAGTGTATGCCGTCGTCGACAGCGTCGAATCCGGCTTCAACAGCGTACAAGAATTCCTCGCGGACACCCATATGTCCCTCTCCAGCGAGCAACTCACTCCTCATTTGTACTGGCACACCGACGAGCGCGCCATCGTGCACATGTTCCGCGTTGCCGCCAGTCTGGATTCGATGATCGTCGGCGAGTCTCAAATCTTGGGCCAGATGAAGGATGCCTTCGAGGTGGCGCTCTCCCACAAGGCCACCGGAATGATCTTGAACAAGGTCATTAAGAAAGCCATCTCCGTGGCCAAGCGGGTGCGGACTGAGACCAGGATTGCCGAAACGGCCGTGTCGGTCAGCTACGCCGCGGTGGAACTTGCGAAGAAGATCTTCTCCAATCTGGGAGACCAACGCGTGCTCTTGGTCGGGGCGGGGGAAATGGCCAAGCTGGCGGCGCGACACTTCATCGCCCAGGGCGTCCGGCACATCCGCGTGACGACGCGGAATCCTCAAAATGCGGTGGAACTGGCCAAACGCTTCGACGGCATTGCCGTCCCGTTCGAACAGTATCATGCGGAAATGGCTGACGCGGATATTATTCTCTGTTCGACCGGTGCGTCGTCCTATCTCATCACCGCGGAACACGTCCAGCGGGCCGTGCGCCTCCGCCAAAACCGACCGATCTTCTTGATCGACATTTCCGTCCCGCGCAATATCGATCCCGCCGCACGCGACGTCGACAATGCCTTCCTATTCGATATCGACGATCTGAAACAGCGGGTGGAACAGAACCGAGAGGAGCGGCTTCGTGAGGCCGACAAGGCCGAACGTCTGGTCGTCAACGAGGTCGAGGTCATCGAGCAGTGGATGAAGTCACTCGAAGTGACCCCGACGATCGTGGCCCTGCGGAATCGTGCCGAGACCGTTAAGAAACTGGAACTGGAGCGCATTCAATCCCGCCTCAGCGGGTTAGCCCCGCAGGATCGGGCCATGGTCGAGTCTCTGGCCAATGCCATTGCCAATAAGCTGGTCCACGGCGCCATGGTGACGCTCAAAACGGAAGCCACGTCGTCCTCGGGCAGCCTGTTCGTGGAGGCCGCCAGGCGATTTTTCGGTTTGGAGTCGACGTCTACTTCGGCAGAGGCCCGCCCCGATGGGAACGCAGATGCAGCCACGTGCGTCCCCGAGGAGGATGTGGCTCCGGAAGAGGCGCCACCGGCCCCCACGCCGCTTCCCGCTGACCAACCGGCCGCCAGATGGCCGCGCCGGGAGCCCCGCGCGTGA
- a CDS encoding uroporphyrinogen III methyltransferase gives MEADSSRGKVYLVGAGPGDPGLLTLKGKACLARADVVLYDYLANPTLLHYAPDRAERIYVGRRGRGAYLDQSKINHLIIGKAREGHTVVRLKGGDPFVFGRGGEEAEAIAAAGIPFEIVPGVTAATAVPAYAGIPVTHRTLASTVAFVTGHEDPTKEAEALEWSRLATAHGTLVFLMGMKNLPMIVARLLKDGTPSDTPVALVQWGTWGRQRTVVGTLHEIAAQAEAAQFEPPTLIVVGEVVHLRERLNWFETKPLFGKRILVTRARGQAAEFSRLLEESGAEPVECPTIETVAPPTWEALDAAIGDLPRFHWLIFTSVNGIGPFMDRLRTAGLDTRALAHLRICCIGPRTAEELGRHGLRADLIPTTYQAEGLLEAFARERVTGTRVLIPRAEVAREVLPEQLRAMGADVRVVPVYRTIRPERSVSELKEVLAARAIDMMTFTSSSTVRNFIDLFADRGDLVRATANVPVACIGPITAETARELGLHVSVQARANTIPALAEAIVDYYQRVP, from the coding sequence ATGGAGGCCGACAGCTCGCGCGGAAAAGTCTATCTTGTTGGCGCCGGCCCCGGAGACCCCGGGCTGCTCACCCTCAAGGGCAAGGCCTGCCTCGCCCGCGCCGACGTCGTGCTGTACGATTATCTGGCCAATCCAACGCTGTTGCATTATGCTCCCGACCGTGCCGAACGCATCTACGTCGGAAGACGGGGACGTGGCGCCTATTTGGATCAGTCGAAAATCAACCACTTGATCATCGGGAAGGCCCGGGAAGGACACACAGTCGTGCGGCTCAAAGGCGGCGATCCGTTCGTGTTCGGTCGCGGCGGCGAAGAAGCGGAAGCGATCGCCGCCGCCGGGATCCCGTTCGAAATCGTCCCGGGCGTGACCGCGGCAACCGCCGTGCCAGCCTATGCCGGCATTCCTGTCACACATCGGACACTGGCCTCCACCGTCGCGTTCGTGACGGGGCACGAAGATCCGACGAAAGAGGCGGAGGCCCTGGAATGGTCGCGCTTGGCGACGGCGCATGGGACGCTCGTGTTCCTGATGGGTATGAAAAACCTCCCGATGATCGTCGCCAGGCTGTTGAAGGATGGGACCCCAAGCGACACGCCCGTCGCCTTGGTCCAATGGGGAACCTGGGGGAGGCAACGCACGGTGGTCGGGACGTTGCACGAGATTGCGGCGCAGGCCGAAGCGGCACAATTTGAGCCCCCCACCCTGATTGTGGTAGGGGAAGTCGTGCATCTGCGCGAACGGCTCAATTGGTTTGAGACGAAGCCCCTCTTCGGGAAGCGCATCCTCGTCACGCGAGCGCGCGGACAGGCGGCGGAATTTTCTCGCCTTCTTGAGGAATCCGGCGCCGAACCGGTCGAATGCCCGACGATAGAAACGGTCGCTCCACCGACCTGGGAGGCCCTCGATGCGGCGATCGGGGACTTGCCTCGGTTCCACTGGCTGATTTTTACCAGCGTCAATGGGATCGGGCCGTTTATGGACCGATTGCGCACGGCCGGCCTGGACACGCGTGCACTGGCGCATCTGCGCATCTGTTGCATCGGGCCGCGCACGGCTGAGGAATTGGGACGGCACGGACTGCGCGCCGACTTGATCCCCACCACCTATCAAGCGGAAGGGCTTCTCGAGGCGTTCGCGAGGGAGCGTGTCACAGGAACCCGCGTCCTGATTCCGCGGGCAGAAGTGGCACGAGAAGTTCTTCCCGAGCAATTGCGCGCGATGGGGGCTGACGTGCGCGTCGTGCCCGTCTATCGGACCATCAGACCGGAACGTTCTGTGTCGGAATTGAAAGAGGTCTTGGCCGCCCGTGCGATCGACATGATGACGTTTACCAGTTCGTCGACTGTGCGCAATTTTATCGACCTCTTCGCCGACCGCGGCGATCTCGTGCGCGCCACCGCCAACGTTCCCGTCGCCTGCATCGGGCCGATTACGGCCGAGACCGCGCGGGAACTCGGCCTGCACGTCAGCGTACAGGCGCGCGCGAATACCATCCCGGCCCTGGCGGAGGCCATTGTGGACTATTATCAACGAGTGCCTTGA